Below is a window of Natronorubrum halophilum DNA.
TCGCCCCCGCTAGTCTGGGTATCCGGCCCGAATCGGGAAACGGTCCACGAGGCGCTCACGCAGGATCCGTCGGTCGACGTGATCGCGAGTCTGACCGGCAGCAACCGGGGCGGAGGGACCGCCGAAACCGACGATCAAGAGCGGTGGCTGTTCCGCCTCGAGTTTGGGGACGGCATCAAACTGTTTCAACAGATCGTCACGGAGAACGACGGCGCGATCCTGGCGGCCTGCGGCAAGAACGGCACGTGGGCGGTGAAACTCCTCTTTCACGACCGAGGCGCGCTCTCCGAGTGTTACGCGCTGTTCGAACAGTACGATTTCAACGTCGAGGTGACGCGTCTCACGGGGCTCGACGATTTCTCGAGCGCCCAGACGCCGCTGACGCAGACGCAGTACGAGACGATCTGTAAGGCCCACGAACTCGGCTACTTCGACATCCCGCGACAGATCACGCTCAAGGAACTCGCCGCCGAACTCGACGTGTCACATCAGGCGCTCTCCGAACGACTCCGCCGGTGTCACTCCGCGCTCGTCAGCGCCGAATTGACCGACCGGATGCAACCGACCGCGATCGATCCGTAGTCGCGCCGCTCCGTTCTCGAGGGCGAACAGTCGGCATCGGCCTTCGACCCTCACAGAGACGTACTTTTCAGCGGCGAGCAGTATCAATTCCGCGTATGATTTTTAAATTGCGGCCAAAATAGGGAGTTTGTTAATATACTGTCCGTAAAGAGGCACATATACCGCGAAAGATAGCTTTATTGTTGGACAGAACAACTCAAACGTGTCGGTGTGATGGCCGACCTCGCGATGCGCTACCGCGTGTATCGATACGCGTCGGTAGACCACTCGTGCTCAATCACCGCGGTCACTCGTGGCTGTGTGGCCGCCGTTTCAGATCTCTCGGGCCGTCCCCGACGGCCTACTCGTTTTCGAACCGATAAGTCGGGACCGCCGACAGCGCCGGCGATCGTGTTCGAAACGAGCAAGATACTTACCGTTCTCCTCTGGAAGTGTAGTACCGACGATGACCACCGTATCCCGCAGCCGACGCACCGACGGCCAGCACTCGCCTCGAGAGCCAGACGCGGACGGTGACCGGTCCGTACTGGACCCGGACGACATCTATCACATTCTTCAAACCCGCCGGCGGCGCGACGTGCTCCGGTATCTTCACACCGCCGACGAACCGGTTCGGTTGCGCGACCTCGCCGAACAGATCGCCGCCTGGGAACACGAGGTCACCGTCGAGAACCTGACCTCGAGCCAGCGCCAGCGCGTCTACATCTCGCTGTACCAGTCGCACCTCCCGAAACTCGACAACCGCGGGATCGTCAGCTACGACAAGGACCGGGGAACGATCGAGTCGACGCCGCTTGCGTCCCAGTTCGATCCGTACCTGGTGGGGATCGAGAGCCCGACCGAAAGCGACCCGTGGCCACACCGGTACGCGGGGGCCGTCGGCTGTTGTGGACTGTTCCTGACGGCCATTGCGGGTGGCATCGTTTCGATACCGTGGACCGTCGCGGCAGTGCTCGTCGTCCTCCTGTTTGCCGCCGTCACGACCGTTCACGCGTACTCGGAGCGGATGCTAAGCCGCCCGTGACTCGCTCGAGCACCACGAGACCGCGGCGGCGAAGCGACGACCGTCAGTCGGCGCAAGAAGCGGGTGCCGCGTCCGTCTCGTCGGTATCCGCAGCCTCGAGGACCCGGTGGGCGTAAAAGGCGACCGAGAAGTCCTGTGGACTGGGGACCGCACAGGCGAGCCAGCCGATCGCGACCGCCGTGACGATCGGCGACTCGGCCGTCACGATGCCGCCGATCCCGAGCGCGAAGGCGGGAGCGGCGAGGAGTACCGGTGCGAGAGCCGCGATCCGAAGGATCGTGGCCGACTCCCGATCGACTCGATGCGGGTGGACCGCAGCCCACGGGCAACTCGCCAGAAGCCCGAGGACGCCGTCGCTCCGGCCCGGAAAGTAGGTGATCGTGTACTCGACGCGGGCGAGTCGAAGGACCAGCGCGTGAGCGCACTCGTGGGCGACGAGTCCGATCGCTACCGCGAGGACGAGCGCGCAGCCAGCAACAACCACAGTCGGTTCGATCATGAGGAGACGTGAGCCACCTGTCGTCTCGACCCTGCACCGAGCCGAGACTCGTCTCACGCGTTCGTCGCGACGAACCGCGGGTGAAAGTCCGTCCGGATTCACCTGTTGGATTATTAAATAGCAGTTCGCGCCGAGCGATCCTTCAGTACGACCGCGATCGACCACACCCGCCCGGGCCCAGCCAAGGGTTAAGTATTGTAAGGTGTTATCTAATGACATGGCATCAAGTGAGCCACTCGAGTTCGGTCACGACGACCGCAAACGGATCTACGAGCACGTCGAGCGCCACGGCGCGGCCGATCCGGACGAAACCCAGGCGCAACTGGGCATCGATCCCAGCGGTTTTCGACACCACGTCGCGATCCTCAAACGCGACGGACGGCTCGGGGAAGCGGACGGGAAACTTCGGGTCACGATCGACGCGGGAGCCGAAGAGGAGTACGTTTCGGCGGACCTCGAGTTCCACATCCGACCGGCCAGACAGGAGGACCTCTCGGGGGTCGTCGGCGCGATCCGACAGGTCGCCGAGGAGAAGACCTACATCGAGGCCGAAAGCGTCGCCGACGAGATCGATCACGAGGAGGCGTTGCTCCGACACAACGAGATCGAGTCTCGGATGTTCTTCGTCGCGACCGTCGACGACGAGGTCGTCGGCTGGGTGCACCTCCACGCGCCGGAGTTGGAGAAACTGTCCCACACCGCCGAACTCACCGTGGGCGTCCTCGAGGAGTACCGCGGCCACGGCATCGGCTCTCACCTCCTCTCGCGGGGGCTCGAGTGGGCCGGCTCTAACGGCTACGAGCGGGTCTATCAGAGCGTTCCCTCGAGCAACGAGGACGCCATCGCGTTCCTCGACGAACACGACTGGGAGACCGAAGCGGTCCGCGAGGACCACTACAAACTCAACGGCCATTACGCCGACGAGGTGATGATGGCGATGACACTGTAGCCGGTCACACCGCTTCCCACCATCGGTGACTCGACCGCAACGTCCGACGGACCGAACGCTGGTCCGCCTTCGAGTGCAACACGTCGCTCGAGTACTGACCGTGCTCGTCGCACCCTCCCGCCTGACGGCCGATCCCGAGATCGTCCCGTTCCGGCGAACGTAGTCACCTCCGGACAGTCTGTTTTATATACTACTCGCTGAAATGAAGAGGCATGCGTTTCGCTACCCCGATACAGTACGACTGGGACGAGTGGGGCGAGTCGTCCGCCCTGATCGTCTCCATGGGGCTCGCGCTCGCGATCGCGGGTATCGTGCAGACGCTCGCCGCTCCGGCTACCAAGCCGCTCGTCGCGCTCGAGCTGTTTCTCTCGTTGCTCGTTCCGACCGGTCTCGCCACCGGCGGCTACTGGCTGGTCAGCCAGAACGTCTCTCGAGACGTCCGTCGACGGGTCGCGATCTGGGTGTCGGCCGGGATCGTCGGCGCTTGCGCACTCGGCGGCTGGCTGTGGCTCTACGTGGCGCTCGAGGGCGGGACGATCCACGGGCCGCTATCGATCGTGACGACGCTCGCCACGGTCGGCGGTGCGGGCGGCTTCGTCGCCGCGGTTCGCCTGGCGCCGAAGATCGAATCGCCGAGTTCGGTTACCGAACAACCTGCCACGCCTGAGACGGGCGCTGCCGCCGCGTCTTCCTCGGACTCCCGCCGAGAGCCGACACCACCCCGGTCAACGGGACCCGCTATCGGCGCGTCGGAACCGCCCCAGTCGACGACGCCGTCGACACCCGCAACATCACCCCCTCCCGAATCGGCGACGCCTTCCCGGCCCGCGACGCCAGCCGACCCCGCCGAGTCCGTCAGCGCGCCGACCGCACGATCGTCGCTGGAACCGCGCGTCGACACCGTCGCCGCCGCTCCGTCCACAGCGGAGGTGGTCCTCGAGATCCTCCGGGACGCTCGTGCTCGAACCACCCTCGCGGTCCTCTATCACGAGCGGGGTGGGAACCCGCAGTCCGTCGACGAACTCGCCCGCGCCGTCGCTGACCACACGGACGACTGCGTCGAGGACACCACGACCGCGCTCCGACAGTCGACGCTTCCGCAACTCCGAACCGCTCGAGCTATCGACTGGGATCCCGCGACGGATCGGATCACAGCGCCGGAACACGCGGTCTTCGAAGAAGGCGTTC
It encodes the following:
- a CDS encoding GNAT family N-acetyltransferase; this translates as MASSEPLEFGHDDRKRIYEHVERHGAADPDETQAQLGIDPSGFRHHVAILKRDGRLGEADGKLRVTIDAGAEEEYVSADLEFHIRPARQEDLSGVVGAIRQVAEEKTYIEAESVADEIDHEEALLRHNEIESRMFFVATVDDEVVGWVHLHAPELEKLSHTAELTVGVLEEYRGHGIGSHLLSRGLEWAGSNGYERVYQSVPSSNEDAIAFLDEHDWETEAVREDHYKLNGHYADEVMMAMTL
- a CDS encoding helix-turn-helix domain-containing protein — translated: MTTVVELEIPADRLGAARTFDRVPAFECQIGGMIGDSPPLVWVSGPNRETVHEALTQDPSVDVIASLTGSNRGGGTAETDDQERWLFRLEFGDGIKLFQQIVTENDGAILAACGKNGTWAVKLLFHDRGALSECYALFEQYDFNVEVTRLTGLDDFSSAQTPLTQTQYETICKAHELGYFDIPRQITLKELAAELDVSHQALSERLRRCHSALVSAELTDRMQPTAIDP
- a CDS encoding DUF7344 domain-containing protein: MTTVSRSRRTDGQHSPREPDADGDRSVLDPDDIYHILQTRRRRDVLRYLHTADEPVRLRDLAEQIAAWEHEVTVENLTSSQRQRVYISLYQSHLPKLDNRGIVSYDKDRGTIESTPLASQFDPYLVGIESPTESDPWPHRYAGAVGCCGLFLTAIAGGIVSIPWTVAAVLVVLLFAAVTTVHAYSERMLSRP